From Variovorax sp. PMC12, the proteins below share one genomic window:
- a CDS encoding transporter substrate-binding domain-containing protein yields the protein MTQPQPTTISPALVSAFAPGGTLRASINLGNPILANRNPAGGEPVGVSIDLAREFARRLGVGIELVVFEKAAASVDAVKNEKADIGFFAIDPARSEGLLFTAPYVLIEGSYLVPSASALTDNAHVDAPGHRISVGAGSAYDLFLTREIQQAEIVRLQGAGPALAALRAGEVEVAAGIRQLLEGEAQRAPGVRVLPGRFMVIQQAMGTPASRGADAQALLAAFVEEMKAAGFVADALERHRIEGASVAPSA from the coding sequence ATGACACAGCCTCAGCCGACGACGATCTCCCCCGCCCTCGTTTCAGCCTTCGCGCCCGGCGGCACGCTGCGCGCCTCCATCAACCTCGGCAACCCGATCCTCGCCAACAGGAACCCCGCCGGCGGCGAGCCGGTGGGCGTGTCGATCGACCTGGCGCGCGAATTCGCTCGGCGGCTGGGCGTGGGCATCGAGCTGGTCGTGTTCGAGAAGGCCGCAGCCTCGGTCGACGCGGTGAAGAACGAGAAGGCCGACATCGGCTTCTTCGCCATCGATCCCGCGCGCAGCGAAGGGCTGCTGTTCACCGCGCCCTACGTGCTGATCGAGGGCAGCTACCTCGTGCCCTCGGCCAGCGCCCTGACCGACAACGCGCATGTCGATGCGCCGGGTCATCGCATCTCGGTCGGCGCGGGCAGCGCCTATGACCTGTTCCTGACGCGCGAGATCCAGCAGGCCGAGATCGTCCGGCTGCAGGGCGCCGGCCCGGCGCTGGCGGCACTGCGCGCGGGCGAGGTCGAAGTGGCGGCCGGCATCCGCCAGTTGCTCGAAGGCGAGGCGCAGCGCGCGCCGGGCGTGCGCGTGCTGCCGGGCCGCTTCATGGTGATCCAGCAGGCCATGGGCACGCCGGCCAGCCGGGGCGCCGATGCCCAGGCGCTGCTGGCGGCCTTCGTCGAGGAAATGAAGGCCGCCGGCTTCGTGGCCGACGCGCTGGAGCGCCATCGCATCGAGGGCGCGAGCGTCGCGCCCTCGGCCTGA
- a CDS encoding M1 family metallopeptidase, with protein MKKFNTPVVNHLAITAVTLAVLTACGGGGDSGGGASLGGGGVGLGASSGPVVSAPAVDPTQKAPDDGVPVAASDLAAAAVDRSAKPQELPDTVWPSNYKLWFRPDAALKTFVGRGDVEIEVLKPVDAIVVAAHNLNFAKGRTTLRKVSNPGEAIPLIPTPQTLGDFVQLRLSDGQIAKGKYLLHMEWDGKIQFSDAEFCPPAEVQRNPFCSAATGIFKVGLSTPEGVSSDAIVTQGETNYARQWFPGWDEPAFRHTFEISAEVPGDWKAVSNGAQISAVKLPDGYQQVSFEKTPSMPMYLTFFGGGKFDILPDTFKNPLDGSDIPLRWFTPPGRSTWATFPMEWTKVAMDYYYKYTGIPLPIKKFDTIAANDSYDNKPNTGFGGMENWGAIFEFADAVLTKPGDKPTLYSVTVVTHEIAHQWFGDLVTLDWWDNVWLNESFARWFERRTTIKFHPEYYSFSDYVLDKHNVIVADLKNTAVPVQRNLNDAGSFGFISPSIFVYNKGSHVLETVQNYIGEEAMQKGLQIYLKDYGFGNVTPSRLWTSLEKVSGGKKVADIGDSFIRQTGVPLLTVDAQCAADRTYVNITQESFPNQNQFPASTWNIPVTLAYGDAMEQRKTFVMSTGAVQVELPGCTAVLAGPTGQDYYVSNYSAQSWSALLAKAQSFADNKPLLLNIERDAFRLLQVGRITQVQYDQIKGIVNLPAALLAKTSESQQKMAAVDAGAEKEEYPHALRFQGNLKLRENTKR; from the coding sequence ATGAAAAAATTCAACACACCCGTCGTCAATCATCTTGCCATCACGGCGGTGACCCTCGCCGTGCTGACGGCCTGCGGCGGCGGCGGAGACAGCGGCGGCGGTGCTTCTCTCGGCGGAGGCGGCGTCGGCCTCGGCGCGTCGTCGGGGCCGGTGGTTTCGGCGCCCGCGGTCGATCCCACGCAGAAGGCGCCCGACGACGGCGTGCCCGTGGCCGCCAGCGACCTGGCCGCCGCGGCGGTGGACCGCTCGGCCAAGCCGCAGGAACTGCCCGACACCGTCTGGCCCAGCAACTACAAGCTGTGGTTCCGCCCCGATGCGGCGCTCAAGACCTTCGTGGGCCGCGGCGACGTGGAGATCGAGGTGCTCAAGCCGGTCGATGCCATCGTCGTGGCCGCGCACAACCTCAACTTTGCCAAGGGCCGCACCACCTTGCGCAAGGTGTCGAACCCCGGCGAGGCGATACCGCTGATTCCCACGCCGCAGACGCTCGGCGACTTCGTGCAGCTGCGGCTGAGCGACGGCCAGATCGCCAAGGGCAAGTACCTGTTGCACATGGAGTGGGACGGCAAGATCCAGTTCTCCGACGCGGAGTTCTGTCCGCCCGCGGAAGTGCAGCGCAACCCGTTCTGCTCGGCAGCCACCGGCATCTTCAAGGTCGGCCTCTCGACACCCGAGGGCGTGAGCAGCGACGCCATCGTGACGCAGGGCGAGACCAACTACGCGCGGCAGTGGTTCCCGGGCTGGGACGAGCCGGCCTTCCGCCATACCTTCGAGATCTCCGCCGAGGTGCCCGGCGACTGGAAGGCGGTGTCCAACGGCGCGCAGATTTCCGCCGTCAAGCTGCCCGACGGCTACCAGCAGGTGTCGTTCGAGAAGACGCCGTCGATGCCGATGTACCTCACCTTCTTCGGCGGCGGCAAGTTCGACATCCTGCCCGACACCTTCAAGAACCCGCTCGACGGCAGCGACATTCCGCTGCGCTGGTTCACGCCCCCGGGCCGCTCCACCTGGGCGACCTTCCCGATGGAGTGGACCAAGGTGGCCATGGACTACTACTACAAGTACACCGGCATCCCGCTGCCGATCAAGAAGTTCGACACCATCGCCGCCAACGACAGCTACGACAACAAGCCCAACACCGGCTTCGGCGGCATGGAGAACTGGGGCGCGATCTTCGAGTTTGCCGACGCGGTGCTCACCAAGCCGGGCGACAAGCCCACGCTGTATTCGGTGACGGTGGTCACGCACGAGATCGCGCACCAGTGGTTCGGCGACCTGGTCACGCTCGACTGGTGGGACAACGTGTGGCTCAACGAGTCGTTCGCGCGCTGGTTCGAAAGGCGCACCACCATCAAGTTCCACCCCGAGTACTACAGCTTCTCCGACTACGTGCTCGACAAGCACAACGTGATCGTGGCCGACCTGAAGAACACGGCGGTGCCGGTGCAGCGCAACCTCAACGACGCCGGTTCCTTCGGCTTCATCAGCCCGTCGATCTTCGTCTACAACAAGGGCAGCCACGTGCTGGAGACGGTGCAGAACTACATCGGCGAAGAGGCGATGCAGAAGGGCCTGCAGATCTACCTGAAGGACTACGGCTTCGGCAACGTCACGCCCTCGCGGCTGTGGACTTCGCTGGAGAAGGTGAGCGGCGGCAAGAAGGTGGCCGACATCGGCGACAGCTTCATCCGCCAGACCGGCGTGCCGCTGCTCACGGTCGACGCGCAATGCGCGGCGGACCGCACCTACGTCAACATCACGCAGGAGTCGTTCCCCAACCAGAACCAGTTCCCGGCCTCGACCTGGAACATCCCGGTCACGCTGGCGTACGGCGATGCGATGGAGCAGCGCAAGACCTTCGTCATGTCCACGGGCGCGGTGCAGGTGGAGCTGCCGGGCTGCACCGCGGTGCTGGCCGGGCCGACCGGGCAGGACTACTACGTGAGCAACTACAGCGCGCAGTCGTGGAGCGCGCTGCTGGCCAAGGCGCAGAGCTTTGCCGACAACAAGCCGCTGCTGCTGAACATCGAGCGCGACGCCTTCCGGCTGCTGCAGGTGGGCCGCATCACTCAGGTGCAGTACGACCAGATCAAGGGCATCGTGAACCTGCCGGCGGCGCTGCTGGCCAAGACCAGCGAGAGCCAGCAGAAGATGGCCGCCGTGGACGCGGGCGCCGAGAAGGAGGAATACCCGCACGCGCTGCGCTTCCAGGGCAACCTGAAGCTGCGCGAGAACACGAAGCGCTGA
- a CDS encoding 2-dehydropantoate 2-reductase → MPDAMPGEVLVMGAGTIGCFIGGSLAAAGVPVTFVGRPRVLEKLATHGLTLSDMDGGRHKLPASSLRLCEQVPVGARPALVLLCVKSGATAEAAGELAFALPAGTTVVSLQNGISNSDAASQAGPSLNVLSGMVPYNVAEIGAGAFHRGTPGRLAAQDDVALRPWLPVFERAGVPLDLHADLLPVQWGKLLLNLNNPVNALSGLPLREELMLRGYRRCFASLIDEALSILNVAGIAPAQVAAVPARRLSSLLRLPDWVFRIVAARMLRIDAKARSSMADDLALGRRTEIDALSGEVVRLAQEHGLSAPRNARMVGLLGAWPQQPRRWTARELQDALGL, encoded by the coding sequence ATGCCAGACGCGATGCCCGGTGAAGTGCTCGTGATGGGGGCCGGCACCATCGGGTGCTTCATCGGCGGCAGCCTTGCGGCGGCGGGCGTGCCCGTCACCTTCGTCGGCCGTCCGCGCGTGCTCGAAAAGCTCGCGACGCACGGGCTGACGCTCTCCGACATGGACGGCGGCCGTCACAAGCTGCCGGCCTCCTCGCTGCGGCTGTGCGAGCAGGTGCCCGTCGGTGCCCGGCCCGCGCTGGTGCTGCTGTGCGTGAAGAGCGGTGCCACGGCCGAGGCCGCGGGCGAACTGGCCTTCGCGTTGCCCGCGGGCACGACGGTCGTTTCGCTGCAGAACGGCATTTCCAACAGCGACGCCGCATCGCAGGCCGGGCCGTCGCTCAACGTGCTGTCGGGCATGGTGCCCTACAACGTGGCCGAGATCGGCGCCGGCGCCTTCCACCGCGGCACGCCCGGCCGGCTGGCCGCGCAGGACGACGTTGCACTGCGCCCCTGGCTGCCGGTGTTCGAGCGCGCCGGCGTGCCGCTAGACCTGCATGCCGACCTGCTGCCCGTGCAGTGGGGCAAGCTGCTGCTCAACCTCAACAACCCGGTCAACGCGCTCTCGGGTCTGCCGCTGCGCGAAGAGCTGATGCTGCGCGGCTATCGCCGCTGCTTCGCGTCGCTGATCGACGAAGCATTGAGCATCCTCAACGTTGCCGGCATTGCGCCGGCGCAGGTGGCTGCGGTGCCGGCGCGGCGCTTGTCGAGCCTGCTGCGCCTGCCCGACTGGGTGTTTCGCATCGTCGCGGCGCGCATGCTGCGCATCGATGCCAAGGCGCGCTCCAGCATGGCCGACGACCTGGCACTGGGCCGCCGCACCGAGATCGACGCGCTCAGCGGCGAGGTCGTGCGTCTCGCGCAGGAGCATGGCCTGAGCGCGCCGCGCAACGCGCGCATGGTGGGCCTGCTGGGCGCATGGCCGCAGCAGCCCCGGCGCTGGACGGCGCGCGAGCTGCAGGACGCATTGGGCCTGTAG
- the alaS gene encoding alanine--tRNA ligase, translating into MSQPTFTVADIRKTFLDFFASKGHTVVPSSSLVPGNDPTLMFTNSGMVQFKDVFLGEDKRPYVRAASVQACLRAGGKHNDLENVGYTARHHTFFEMLGNWSFGDYFKRESLKWAFELLTEVYKLPADKLWATVYIEDDEAYDIWTKEIGLPPERVVRIGDNKGGRYMSDNFWMMADTGPCGPCSEIFYDHGPEIPGGPPGSPDEDGDRYIEIWNNVFMQFDMQPDGSVKKLPAPCVDTGMGLERLAAILQHVHSNYEIDIFDALIKAAGRETGTQDLSNNSLKVIADHIRATSFLVADGVIPSNEGRGYVQRRIIRRAIRHGYKLGQKKPFFHKLVPDLVKLMGDAYPKLVADEKRITDTLKAEEERFFETLANGMEILDAALAGGAKTLPGEVAFKLHDTYGFPLDLSADVCRERGVGVDEAGFNAAMEKQKAAGRAAGKFKMDRNVEYAGAGNTFTGYEHLEENAKVVALYLEGAAVQELKEGQSGIVVLDTTPFYAESGGQVGDQGVIVSEGVQFGVEDTQKIKADVFGHHGTQTQGTLKVGDAVKAAVDTARRAATMRNHSVTHLMHKALREVLGDHVQQKGSLVDADKTRFDFAHNAPVTREQITEIEKRVNAEILANAPTQARVMDMESAQKTGAMMLFGEKYGETVRVLDIGTSRELCGGTHVNRTGDIGLFKIVSEGGVAAGVRRIEAVTGANALSYLQDLESTVQSVAATLKSPAAELQGRLTQVLEQVKALEREVGSLKGKLASSKGDELLAQAVDVNGIKVLAAKLDGADAKTLRDTMDKLKDKLKTAAIVLAAVDGDKVQIAAGVTADSTAKVKAGELVNFVAQQVGGKGGGKADMAMAGGTNPAGLAAALQSVQAWVAERA; encoded by the coding sequence ATGAGCCAGCCCACATTCACGGTCGCGGACATCCGCAAGACCTTTCTCGATTTCTTCGCTTCCAAGGGCCACACCGTGGTGCCGTCCAGCTCGCTGGTGCCCGGCAATGACCCCACCCTGATGTTCACCAACTCGGGCATGGTCCAGTTCAAGGACGTGTTCCTGGGCGAAGACAAGCGTCCCTACGTGCGCGCCGCCTCGGTACAGGCCTGCCTGCGCGCCGGCGGCAAGCACAACGACCTCGAGAACGTGGGCTACACCGCGCGCCACCACACCTTCTTCGAGATGCTGGGCAACTGGAGCTTCGGCGACTACTTCAAGCGCGAATCGCTGAAGTGGGCCTTCGAGCTGCTCACCGAGGTCTACAAGCTGCCGGCCGATAAGCTCTGGGCCACCGTCTACATCGAGGACGACGAGGCCTACGACATCTGGACCAAGGAAATCGGCCTGCCGCCAGAGCGCGTCGTGCGCATCGGCGACAACAAGGGCGGACGCTATATGTCCGACAACTTCTGGATGATGGCCGACACCGGCCCTTGCGGCCCGTGCTCCGAGATCTTCTACGACCACGGCCCCGAGATCCCCGGCGGCCCCCCCGGCAGCCCCGACGAAGACGGCGACCGCTACATCGAGATCTGGAACAACGTGTTCATGCAGTTCGACATGCAGCCCGACGGCTCGGTCAAGAAACTGCCCGCGCCCTGCGTCGACACCGGCATGGGCCTGGAGCGCCTGGCGGCGATCCTGCAGCACGTGCACAGCAACTACGAAATCGACATCTTCGACGCGCTCATCAAGGCCGCCGGCCGCGAAACCGGCACGCAGGACCTGTCGAACAACTCGCTGAAGGTGATTGCCGACCACATCCGCGCCACCTCGTTCCTGGTGGCCGACGGCGTGATCCCTTCGAATGAAGGCCGCGGCTACGTGCAGCGCCGCATCATCCGCCGCGCCATCCGCCACGGCTACAAGCTGGGCCAGAAGAAGCCGTTCTTCCACAAGCTGGTGCCCGACCTCGTCAAGCTCATGGGCGACGCGTACCCCAAGCTCGTGGCCGATGAAAAGCGCATCACCGACACGCTGAAGGCCGAGGAAGAGCGCTTCTTCGAGACGCTGGCCAACGGCATGGAAATCCTCGACGCGGCGCTGGCCGGCGGCGCCAAGACGCTGCCGGGCGAAGTGGCGTTCAAGCTGCACGACACCTACGGCTTCCCGCTCGACCTGTCGGCGGACGTGTGCCGCGAGCGCGGCGTGGGCGTCGACGAGGCCGGCTTCAACGCGGCCATGGAAAAGCAGAAGGCCGCGGGCCGTGCCGCCGGCAAGTTCAAGATGGACCGCAACGTCGAATACGCCGGCGCGGGCAACACCTTCACCGGCTACGAGCACCTCGAGGAAAACGCCAAGGTCGTGGCGCTCTACCTCGAAGGCGCCGCCGTGCAGGAACTCAAGGAAGGCCAGAGCGGCATCGTGGTGCTCGACACCACGCCGTTCTATGCAGAGAGCGGCGGCCAGGTCGGCGACCAGGGCGTGATCGTGTCCGAGGGCGTGCAGTTCGGCGTCGAAGACACCCAGAAGATCAAGGCCGACGTGTTCGGCCACCACGGCACGCAGACGCAGGGCACGCTCAAGGTCGGCGACGCAGTGAAGGCCGCGGTCGACACCGCCCGCCGCGCCGCCACCATGCGCAACCACTCGGTCACCCACCTGATGCACAAGGCCCTGCGCGAAGTGCTGGGCGACCACGTGCAGCAGAAGGGCTCGCTGGTCGACGCCGACAAGACCCGCTTCGACTTCGCGCACAACGCGCCCGTCACGCGCGAGCAGATCACCGAGATCGAGAAGCGCGTCAACGCCGAGATCCTTGCCAACGCGCCGACGCAGGCCCGCGTGATGGACATGGAGTCGGCCCAGAAGACCGGCGCCATGATGCTGTTCGGCGAGAAGTACGGCGAGACCGTGCGCGTGCTCGACATCGGCACCAGCCGCGAGCTGTGCGGCGGCACCCACGTGAACCGCACCGGCGACATCGGCCTGTTCAAGATCGTCAGCGAAGGCGGCGTGGCCGCCGGCGTGCGGCGCATCGAGGCCGTGACCGGCGCCAACGCGCTGTCCTACCTGCAAGACCTCGAATCGACCGTGCAGAGCGTGGCCGCCACGCTCAAGTCGCCGGCCGCCGAGCTGCAGGGCCGGCTCACGCAGGTGCTCGAGCAGGTGAAGGCGCTGGAGCGCGAGGTGGGTTCGCTCAAGGGCAAGCTCGCGTCGTCCAAGGGCGACGAGCTGCTGGCGCAGGCGGTCGACGTCAACGGCATCAAGGTGCTCGCCGCCAAGCTCGACGGCGCCGACGCCAAGACGCTGCGCGACACCATGGACAAGCTGAAGGACAAGCTCAAGACGGCGGCCATCGTGCTGGCCGCCGTCGACGGCGACAAGGTGCAGATCGCGGCCGGCGTCACCGCCGACAGCACGGCCAAGGTCAAGGCCGGCGAGCTGGTCAACTTCGTGGCCCAGCAGGTCGGCGGCAAGGGCGGCGGCAAGGCCGACATGGCCATGGCCGGCGGCACCAACCCGGCGGGCCTCGCGGCCGCGCTGCAGTCGGTGCAGGCCTGGGTCGCGGAACGCGCCTGA
- a CDS encoding ferritin-like domain-containing protein — protein MARQEAEHWKIEDLDFSRIALDEVRADENLFYLVVSASFIESGSDLYTQNLIDFFQGDDEVTDWLSNHWEKEELQHGKALRAYVRHVWPEFEWDTAYAGFLEEYATYCKVELLAPTRALEMTARCVVETGTATYYRAMARSTTEPVLHDLASRIATDEVNHYKHFYRFFRRYREQERLSRFRVFGTIGRRTLELKSEDADCAIRHVVQARSPSRASDTAYVQQLSAKMNSTIRTNLSAGTTLKMLMRPLELPARVQTVIQYPIKQFMQHVFLR, from the coding sequence ATGGCAAGGCAAGAGGCGGAACACTGGAAGATCGAAGATCTGGACTTTTCGCGCATTGCGCTCGATGAGGTCCGTGCGGACGAAAACCTCTTCTACCTGGTGGTCTCGGCCTCTTTCATCGAGAGCGGCTCCGACCTCTACACCCAGAACCTCATTGATTTCTTCCAGGGCGACGACGAGGTCACCGACTGGCTGTCGAACCACTGGGAAAAGGAAGAACTGCAACACGGCAAGGCGCTGCGCGCCTACGTGCGCCACGTGTGGCCCGAGTTCGAATGGGACACCGCCTACGCGGGTTTCCTGGAAGAGTATGCGACCTACTGCAAGGTCGAGTTGCTGGCCCCCACCCGCGCCCTCGAAATGACCGCGCGCTGCGTGGTAGAGACAGGCACCGCCACCTATTACCGGGCCATGGCCCGCAGCACCACGGAGCCGGTGCTGCACGACCTGGCCAGCCGCATCGCGACCGACGAGGTCAACCACTACAAGCACTTCTACCGCTTCTTCCGGCGCTACCGCGAGCAGGAAAGGCTGAGCCGCTTCCGGGTGTTCGGCACCATCGGCCGCCGCACGCTGGAGCTCAAGAGCGAGGATGCCGACTGCGCCATTCGCCACGTGGTGCAGGCCCGGTCGCCCAGCCGCGCCAGCGACACCGCCTACGTGCAGCAACTGAGCGCCAAGATGAACAGCACCATCCGCACCAACCTGAGCGCCGGCACCACGCTCAAGATGCTGATGCGGCCGCTGGAATTGCCCGCGCGTGTGCAGACCGTGATCCAGTACCCGATCAAGCAGTTCATGCAGCACGTGTTCCTGCGCTGA
- a CDS encoding Crp/Fnr family transcriptional regulator, with protein sequence MYLHPLTANLPAAEREALIKCSELRHYKRNDTLLNAGESTDQICCVASGLLRVVTPSRDQGTEVTTEFVARNDFFFDLSIREDRYQSMHTLVAALPSAVYFVPIAVMRGLCSRHPEVALGLLGLAMKRMSMLRAQMRRISSLPPEAVVHRVLHQLADLAPASAGGFDKRISQSVIASYAGLSREVVNKTMRGMENRGLMRRDDEALYLTDGMATTDFGTLRDIAPPPRTFSAA encoded by the coding sequence ATGTACCTTCACCCTCTCACGGCGAACCTGCCGGCCGCGGAGCGCGAGGCGCTCATCAAGTGCAGCGAGCTTCGCCACTACAAGCGCAACGACACTTTGCTGAATGCGGGTGAGTCGACCGATCAGATCTGTTGCGTGGCAAGCGGGCTGCTGCGTGTCGTCACGCCATCGCGTGATCAAGGCACAGAAGTGACGACCGAGTTCGTCGCACGCAACGACTTCTTCTTCGACCTGTCGATCCGCGAAGACCGCTACCAGTCGATGCATACCCTCGTTGCCGCGCTGCCGTCGGCGGTCTATTTCGTGCCCATCGCCGTCATGCGCGGCCTGTGTTCCAGGCATCCCGAGGTCGCACTGGGCCTGCTGGGCCTCGCGATGAAGCGAATGAGCATGCTGCGCGCCCAGATGCGCCGCATCTCGTCGCTGCCGCCGGAGGCGGTGGTGCATCGCGTGCTGCACCAGTTGGCCGACCTGGCCCCGGCGAGCGCAGGCGGGTTCGACAAGCGCATTTCGCAGTCGGTGATCGCGTCGTACGCGGGCCTTTCGCGGGAGGTGGTCAACAAGACCATGCGCGGCATGGAGAACCGTGGCCTCATGCGTCGCGATGATGAGGCGCTCTACCTGACCGATGGAATGGCGACGACAGATTTCGGCACGTTGCGCGACATCGCCCCACCGCCTCGGACTTTCAGCGCGGCCTGA
- a CDS encoding helix-turn-helix domain-containing protein: MTIGSRIKESRCAIGWSQVQLTDEAGVTQSAIGNIESGLRQRPRELVSIAKALRVSPEWLETGKGPRTGRA; encoded by the coding sequence ATGACTATCGGCAGCCGCATCAAGGAATCCAGGTGCGCGATTGGTTGGAGCCAGGTCCAACTGACGGACGAAGCTGGAGTTACCCAGAGCGCCATTGGGAACATCGAGTCTGGGCTCAGGCAACGACCGCGGGAACTCGTGTCCATAGCCAAGGCGCTGCGGGTCTCACCGGAATGGCTGGAGACGGGCAAGGGGCCCAGGACCGGGCGCGCCTAG
- a CDS encoding immunity protein Imm33 domain-containing protein has product MLSDPEHARHPIGCAWLCQPFAKRRGAKIDMWPFKKKKEPWEDKFAALAPLVLASDQVMGPNRLSVCFAYRVKPNNPHDSGWIFLSGRESQRVLDDNPPKVCPLNSFLKMDPSLSTITDKPIGSAWERNSADAPWEEVFDFKTRD; this is encoded by the coding sequence GTGCTTTCTGATCCGGAGCACGCGCGCCATCCCATTGGTTGCGCTTGGCTCTGTCAGCCGTTTGCAAAACGTCGAGGAGCAAAAATCGATATGTGGCCGTTTAAAAAGAAGAAAGAGCCTTGGGAAGACAAGTTCGCCGCACTCGCGCCGCTCGTCCTGGCATCGGACCAAGTCATGGGCCCGAACCGGCTATCCGTGTGCTTTGCCTATCGGGTCAAGCCGAACAACCCACACGATTCGGGCTGGATTTTTCTCAGTGGCAGGGAGAGCCAGCGCGTGCTCGATGACAACCCACCAAAGGTATGTCCTCTGAATTCCTTCCTCAAGATGGACCCGTCGTTGAGCACGATCACAGACAAGCCTATCGGCTCAGCGTGGGAGCGCAATAGCGCCGATGCGCCATGGGAAGAGGTGTTCGATTTCAAAACGCGCGACTGA
- a CDS encoding SMI1/KNR4 family protein, protein MPIEAAKQFHALHIEPRIGAPIGASEAEVEALERKLGFQLPQAYRDYLLWMGRDCDGIFRGSAWFIDCIFSNHGMLRDLLEEEEVEYQLKDSHVVFFSHQGYMAAWFEAEAAVPDPECWFMTDGVSEPRPAGRFSEFLLNDMNGLAGVL, encoded by the coding sequence ATGCCCATCGAAGCCGCAAAACAGTTCCACGCGCTTCACATTGAGCCCAGGATAGGCGCTCCAATCGGCGCCAGCGAGGCGGAAGTCGAAGCGCTTGAGCGCAAGCTGGGTTTCCAGCTTCCTCAGGCCTACAGGGATTACCTGCTTTGGATGGGCCGGGACTGCGACGGTATCTTTCGCGGCTCAGCCTGGTTCATCGACTGCATCTTCTCGAATCACGGCATGCTTCGGGATCTGCTCGAAGAGGAGGAAGTCGAGTACCAACTGAAGGACTCTCACGTCGTCTTCTTCTCGCATCAAGGCTACATGGCGGCTTGGTTTGAGGCTGAGGCGGCGGTCCCAGATCCCGAGTGCTGGTTCATGACCGATGGTGTGAGCGAGCCTCGACCCGCGGGGCGCTTCTCCGAGTTTCTGTTGAACGACATGAATGGGCTTGCCGGAGTGCTTTGA
- a CDS encoding integrase arm-type DNA-binding domain-containing protein — translation MRLVASASKMTWTYRYKQPVTGLMKQTRIGTYPGMRPSEAAEAVERLRILRADGVDPKAFQRQQRKPAAAVPADAEVFTVRKLVQDYITNHIEQERQEAGAIAARRALERLLDEEPAFADAPAAAVTRSTCFDLLDARKATPTAAQKLRSMLGAAWSRALDVGRLDQDVPNWWPTLMKGKLKSKGKIVGGEHQGQKRRVLRDDEVGELLAWLPNMHELGRDATQIYLWTCARGVEIPAMRPEHITEEKDGW, via the coding sequence CTGCGCCTTGTCGCCTCTGCGTCCAAGATGACGTGGACCTACCGCTACAAGCAGCCCGTCACGGGGCTGATGAAGCAGACCCGCATCGGCACGTATCCCGGCATGCGGCCATCCGAAGCGGCCGAGGCCGTGGAGCGGCTGCGCATCCTGCGCGCCGACGGCGTGGACCCGAAGGCGTTCCAGCGGCAGCAGCGCAAACCTGCCGCTGCGGTGCCGGCGGATGCCGAGGTGTTCACCGTGCGCAAGCTGGTGCAGGACTACATCACCAACCACATCGAGCAGGAGCGCCAGGAAGCGGGTGCCATCGCGGCGAGGAGGGCGCTCGAAAGGCTGTTGGACGAAGAGCCGGCATTTGCCGATGCGCCGGCTGCTGCCGTGACCCGCTCTACGTGCTTCGACCTGCTCGATGCCCGAAAAGCTACGCCAACGGCGGCGCAAAAGCTACGCTCGATGCTCGGCGCGGCGTGGTCGCGTGCGCTGGACGTTGGCCGCCTCGACCAGGACGTGCCGAACTGGTGGCCCACCCTGATGAAGGGCAAGCTGAAAAGCAAAGGGAAGATCGTCGGCGGTGAGCACCAGGGCCAGAAGCGGCGCGTGCTGCGCGACGATGAGGTCGGAGAACTGTTGGCGTGGCTGCCGAACATGCACGAACTCGGCCGTGATGCGACGCAGATTTACCTGTGGACCTGCGCGCGCGGCGTTGAGATCCCGGCCATGCGCCCGGAGCACATCACCGAAGAGAAGGATGGCTGGTAG